CCTGGCCGGCGCGGAGTGGCTGCACACCTTTGAGCTTGGATACGCTGGGCTGGGCGGCAGGAGGGGCTGGCGGGGCGGCGGTGGCCATGGGGACTCCTTGGTGCGGGATTCACGGATTCGTATGCTCGTGAGGACTGCAGGCTGCAGGGACGAAAAAGTGCAGCAGGGCGATTATTCCGCTCGGGGATTGGCAGCGTCAAGCAAAGTGCTGGATTTTGTGCGGTTATCGTTGTGTTTGTGCGATTAAGTTGATGGAGCTTGAATTTGGGATGGTTAGAGGTTAGCTACCCCCCCTCACAACTTTTTTGATCAGGCCTACGAACCGAAAGCGAAAGAGACGAAATACGGGGGTCTCTCCGCTGCGCGGTCACGATGAAGCTGTGAATCGCTTCGGTCGAGATGACGGGTTTTTGAGTGGGGAAGAGAACAGGCAAATGCAAATACGAGATGACGGGGTTTGGACAGGTTTTTAGAGTTCCGCGGATAAGGATTTGAGGAGTGCGGCGAAGGCTCGGCCACGGTGGCTGAAGGTGAGTTTGGTGGCGGTGTCGAGTTCGGCCATGGTTTTGTTTTGGGCGGGGAGGTAGAAGAGGGGGTCGTAGCCGAAGCCGTCGGTGCCGCGGGGGGCGGTGAGGATCTCGCCTTCGACTGCGCCGTGGCCGATGGCGAGGATTTGGCCGTCGCGGGCGGCGGCGAGGACGCAGTGGTAGCGGGCGCTTCGTTCGGTGAGAGGGATGTCGGTGAGGTTCGAGAGGAGGTAGAGGTTGTTGCGCTCGTCGGGGGTGTGAGGAGCGTTGTCGGGGAGGTCTGTCGGGGAGAAGTTGTGGTCGTCGGCGTAGCGGGCGGAGCGGACGCCGGGTGCTCCGTGGAGGGCGTCGACTTCGAGGCCGGAGTCGTCGGCGATGACGATTTCGCCGGGGGCGTGGTGGGAGTAGTAGATGGCCTTGAGGCGGGCATTGCCTTCGAAGGTGGGCTCGTCTTCGGAGGGGGCGTGGATTTGTTTGAGGTTGGGTAGGGGGGCGAGTGTGATCTGCGGAGAGGCTGTGGCGGCGAAGTCTCGGAGTTTGCCTGGGTTGGTGGTGGCGACGAAGAGATTCATCTGGCTACCTTAGCGTAAATCGAGATGAGACTGGATGAAGTCGGCTCTTTCGTTTGGGGTGCTTAGAGGTATGAGGATTGGATCGTAGCCGCAACGGGTATAGGCCTTCATCGCTTGTTCGAAGCTGAAGAGGGCTTCGTCGAAGGTCTGTTTACGTTGGGTGTCTGTTGTGTAGATGTCGCGCCATGGTGGGGCGAGAAAGACTTTTGAGTAGCGGTGAAGGGTGCAGGCCTCTTTGATGGCGCGTTGGTCTGGGTGTTGATATGGGAGTTGGATGATCTGCGCGTAGCCGAGTGTGTCGGGGAGGCCGCGGTCGAAGAAGGTTGGATGTTGCGCGTGCTGGTGTTGAAGAAACGACGCGATGGAGCCTTCGAGCATGAGTTTTATGTAGGCGGTTGTCTCTTGCCAGGGGAGAGCGTTGCCGCCGGATTGCATCTGCTCCTGGATGATGCGGCGGGCGATTTCGGGAACACAAGCGTAGCCG
The nucleotide sequence above comes from Tunturibacter empetritectus. Encoded proteins:
- a CDS encoding AAA family ATPase — translated: MQSTNKNLIAISGAPGAGKTTLLNVLQSHGYACVPEIARRIIQEQMQSGGNALPWQETTAYIKLMLEGSIASFLQHQHAQHPTFFDRGLPDTLGYAQIIQLPYQHPDQRAIKEACTLHRYSKVFLAPPWRDIYTTDTQRKQTFDEALFSFEQAMKAYTRCGYDPILIPLSTPNERADFIQSHLDLR
- a CDS encoding non-canonical purine NTP pyrophosphatase, with protein sequence MNLFVATTNPGKLRDFAATASPQITLAPLPNLKQIHAPSEDEPTFEGNARLKAIYYSHHAPGEIVIADDSGLEVDALHGAPGVRSARYADDHNFSPTDLPDNAPHTPDERNNLYLLSNLTDIPLTERSARYHCVLAAARDGQILAIGHGAVEGEILTAPRGTDGFGYDPLFYLPAQNKTMAELDTATKLTFSHRGRAFAALLKSLSAEL